In Rosa chinensis cultivar Old Blush chromosome 1, RchiOBHm-V2, whole genome shotgun sequence, a genomic segment contains:
- the LOC112189168 gene encoding uncharacterized protein LOC112189168, with product MPRWFDLKLDRRKAILMKKAVGAMAQVAFTDRELAGRPQNADLCVTPEIVALVSKTKSTDAVSALMMPELLMSSFECYESRNLQFNLHSLLCLLEQNTEFAVTLYGEVEDEDVIWYELEEGFRTIYTSTMRLVSWSTKDEMDLGFLVYKYPVRLGLSSKSFCDLITDMSSHGCTVHATLFKNAVVFRVVNYELVFPTEPLICETQSDRGFPCVLKFDIQHKSALLNAATLSEMIWIWFSDSFTMLNFPIRGLGKLVFGHHNFMVTN from the exons ATGCCGCGGTGGTTCGACCTCAAGCTTGATCGGCGCAAAGCGATTCTGATGAAGAAGGCCGtcggggccatggctcaagtaGCCTTTACCGACAGAGAGCTCGCCGGCCGCCCCCAAAACGCCGACCTCTGCGTCACTCCGGAGATCGTCGCACTGGTTTCCAAAACCAAGTCTACTGATGCCGTCAGCGCGCTGATGATGCCGGAACTCTTGATGTCGAGCTTCGAGTGCTACGAAAGCCGGAATCTGCAGTTCAATCTGCACAGCTTGCTTTGCCTATTGGAGCAGAACACTGAGTTTGCGGTCACTCTTTATGGCGAGGTAGAAGATGAGGATGTGATTTGGTATGAGCTTGAGGAAG GTTTTAGAACGATTTACACTTCTACTATGCGGCTGGTTTCATGGTCGACTAAGGATGAGATGGACCTGGGTTTCTTGGTATATAAATATCCAGTGCGCCTTGGCTTGTCTTCAAAGAGCTTTTGTGACCTTATCACTGATATGAGTTCTCATGGGTGCACAG TTCATGCCACACTGTTCAAAAATGCAGTTGTTTTCCGTGTAGTGAATTACGAGCTTGTCTTCCCAACGGAG CCCTTGATTTGCGAGACTCAGAGTGATCGTGGATTTCCTTGTGTGTTGAAGTTTGATATCCAGCACAAGAGCGCGCTTCTCAATGCCGCTACGTTGTCAGAGATGATATGGATATGGTTCTCGGATTCGTTCACCATGCTCAATTTCCCAATTCGTGGCCTAGGTAAACTTGTCTTTGGCCATCATAACTTTATGGTGACCAATTAG